In Pseudobythopirellula maris, a single window of DNA contains:
- the folP gene encoding dihydropteroate synthase — protein MTTPTPMATDWKLRTKTLAVREGDAPLLVGVVNVTPDSFSDGGRFFGSGGFDPERAIEHGLRLAGEGAALLDVGGESTRPGAEPVSAKEELGRVLPVVEGLVRQLDTPISIDTSKASVARAVLEAGVEVVNDVTGLEGDADMLALAADAGAGVCVMHMRGEPRTMQRDPQYTDVATEVAAYLSGRLDALTAAGVAPERICLDPGLGFGKTTAHNLELVHRLDELHALGQPLLVGHSRKRFLGEIIGDMEADRTAATIGAAVALASAGVQLIRVHDVRPVREALLAWRACWGPQT, from the coding sequence GTGACAACTCCCACGCCCATGGCGACCGACTGGAAGCTCCGCACCAAGACGCTAGCAGTGCGTGAGGGCGACGCCCCGCTGCTCGTGGGCGTGGTGAACGTGACGCCCGACTCGTTCTCCGACGGCGGCCGGTTCTTTGGCAGCGGGGGCTTCGACCCCGAGAGGGCGATCGAGCACGGCCTGCGGCTCGCCGGCGAAGGGGCCGCCCTGCTCGATGTCGGCGGCGAGAGCACCCGGCCCGGCGCCGAGCCCGTTTCGGCCAAGGAGGAGCTCGGTCGCGTGCTGCCGGTGGTCGAGGGGCTCGTCCGACAGCTCGACACGCCGATTTCTATCGACACGAGCAAGGCGTCGGTCGCCCGGGCGGTGCTCGAAGCGGGCGTCGAGGTGGTGAACGACGTGACCGGCCTGGAGGGCGACGCCGACATGCTAGCCCTGGCGGCAGACGCCGGGGCGGGGGTCTGTGTGATGCACATGCGTGGCGAGCCGCGCACCATGCAGCGTGACCCGCAATACACCGACGTGGCGACCGAAGTGGCGGCTTATCTGTCCGGGCGGCTTGATGCGCTCACAGCCGCCGGCGTCGCGCCGGAGCGGATCTGCCTCGATCCCGGCCTGGGCTTCGGCAAGACGACGGCCCACAACCTGGAGCTCGTCCACCGGCTCGACGAGCTGCACGCCCTCGGCCAGCCGCTCTTGGTGGGGCACTCACGCAAGCGGTTCCTGGGCGAGATCATCGGCGACATGGAGGCCGACCGCACAGCGGCGACCATCGGCGCGGCCGTCGCCCTGGCCTCGGCGGGGGTGCAGCTGATCCGTGTTCACGATGTGCGGCCGGTGCGTGAGGCGTTGCTAGCATGGCGGGCGTGTTGGGGCCCCCAAACTTAG
- a CDS encoding FAD-dependent oxidoreductase, whose product MKVVIIGAVAGGASAAARARRLDESAEIVLIERGADPSFANCGMPYYIGGEIESREKLIVTSAGMLHDRYRLDVRVRQEALRIDRQAKTVRVRRLENGAEYDESYDKLILSPGAAPIRPELPGIDHPKVYTLRNLDDADLLHAATMGAKRAVIVGGGFIGVEMAENLVRRGVETTLIERNDQILTPWDAEMVAPAAAALRSAGVTLKLGAEAEAFEPQDDGGVTVALKSGEQLSADFVVMCIGVRPENALAKAAGLAIGERGGIRVDETMRTDDPDIYAVGDAVETFDSVTGKPTQIPLAGPANRQGRIAADNCFGRESRYRGTQGTAIVGACGVTAAMTGLSEKACRRLGVAFEKVYVHPASNAGYYPGAEGMTLKLVFDPENGRVLGAQGVGGKGVDKRIDVLAMALQAGMTVYDLEESELCYAPQYGSAKDPVNMLGFVAAGLLRGDHPVEHAHRLLDCELGDSFVLDVRSPGEHAAGAVPGATNINIDELRERLGELPKDRRIVAYCKVGMRGYLATRLLRQHGFDAVNLSGGFTKYERFVAARAEATPKMAPSGR is encoded by the coding sequence ATGAAGGTCGTGATCATCGGCGCCGTGGCCGGCGGCGCCAGCGCCGCCGCACGGGCCAGACGGCTGGACGAGTCGGCCGAGATCGTGCTCATCGAACGCGGCGCCGACCCGTCGTTCGCCAACTGCGGCATGCCTTACTACATCGGCGGCGAGATCGAGAGCCGTGAGAAGTTGATCGTCACCTCGGCCGGCATGCTGCACGACCGCTACCGTCTCGACGTGCGGGTGCGGCAGGAAGCCTTGCGGATCGACCGCCAGGCGAAGACGGTCCGCGTGCGGCGCCTGGAGAACGGCGCCGAGTACGACGAGTCGTACGACAAGCTGATCCTCTCGCCCGGCGCCGCCCCGATCCGGCCCGAGCTGCCCGGCATCGACCACCCGAAGGTCTACACGCTCCGCAACCTCGACGACGCCGACCTGCTGCATGCGGCGACCATGGGCGCCAAGCGGGCGGTGATCGTCGGAGGCGGGTTCATCGGCGTCGAGATGGCCGAGAACCTCGTGCGGCGGGGCGTCGAAACCACGCTGATCGAACGCAACGACCAGATCCTCACGCCGTGGGACGCCGAGATGGTCGCCCCGGCCGCCGCGGCGCTCCGCTCGGCGGGTGTGACACTCAAACTCGGCGCCGAGGCCGAGGCATTCGAGCCCCAAGACGACGGCGGCGTGACCGTCGCTCTGAAGTCGGGCGAGCAGTTGAGCGCTGACTTTGTCGTCATGTGCATCGGCGTGCGGCCGGAGAACGCGTTGGCCAAGGCCGCCGGCTTGGCGATCGGCGAGCGCGGCGGCATCCGTGTCGACGAGACGATGCGGACCGATGACCCCGACATCTACGCCGTCGGCGACGCCGTCGAAACCTTCGACAGCGTCACCGGCAAACCGACACAAATCCCACTCGCCGGCCCCGCCAACCGGCAGGGTCGCATCGCGGCGGACAACTGCTTCGGCCGCGAGAGCCGCTACCGCGGCACGCAGGGCACGGCGATCGTGGGCGCCTGCGGCGTCACGGCGGCGATGACCGGGCTGAGCGAGAAGGCGTGCCGGCGGCTCGGCGTCGCCTTTGAGAAGGTCTACGTCCACCCGGCGAGCAACGCCGGCTACTACCCCGGCGCCGAGGGGATGACGCTCAAGCTCGTGTTCGATCCGGAGAACGGCCGCGTGCTTGGCGCCCAGGGCGTGGGGGGCAAGGGCGTCGACAAACGGATCGACGTGCTGGCGATGGCCCTGCAAGCCGGCATGACGGTCTACGACCTCGAAGAGAGCGAGCTCTGCTACGCCCCGCAGTACGGCTCGGCCAAGGACCCGGTGAACATGCTCGGGTTCGTCGCCGCCGGCTTGCTGCGTGGCGACCACCCGGTAGAGCACGCCCACCGGTTGCTCGACTGTGAGCTTGGCGACTCTTTCGTGCTCGACGTCCGTTCGCCCGGGGAGCACGCCGCCGGCGCCGTTCCCGGGGCAACCAACATCAACATCGACGAACTGCGCGAGCGGCTCGGCGAGTTGCCCAAGGACCGGCGGATCGTCGCCTACTGCAAGGTCGGCATGCGCGGCTACCTGGCGACGCGCCTGCTGCGGCAGCACGGCTTTGACGCGGTGAACCTCAGCGGTGGCTTCACAAAATACGAGCGGTTTGTTGCGGCGCGTGCCGAAGCGACGCCGAAGATGGCGCCTTCCGGTCGCTAA
- a CDS encoding glutamate-5-semialdehyde dehydrogenase — MPPSQTLADPAADLSAYCSDVAHRAKRASADLAVLSGDKKIAWLRRSAELLRESQDRLTEANKLDLEAAPGYGLTDAAIDRLRLTPERVEGIAIGLEQVATLRNPIGRVIDSTVRPNGLRIDKVRVPLGVVFFIYESRPNVTADAAAICVMSGNAVILRGGKEAIHSSTAIVELLGQAAEEIGVPKDAVQLVSTTDRDAVGHFLKMDDRIDVAIPRGGEGLIRRVAAEATMPVIKHFDGNCHVYLDAAADPDLAESVTVNSKCHRLGVCNAAESLVVHADAAAELLPRVGKALKDQGVEIRGDERVCELVPGAAPACDDDYGAEYLDKVISAVVVGSLDEAIEHINRYSSGHTEAIVTRDLAAADLFAARVDSSAVMINASTRFNDGFEFGLGAEIGISTDKFHARGPCGVEELTSYKYVVHGSGQIRE; from the coding sequence ATGCCCCCCAGCCAAACCCTCGCCGATCCCGCCGCCGACCTGTCCGCTTACTGCTCGGACGTGGCCCACCGCGCGAAGCGGGCGTCGGCCGATCTGGCCGTGCTGTCGGGTGACAAGAAGATCGCCTGGTTGCGGCGCTCGGCCGAGTTGCTCCGCGAATCGCAAGACAGACTCACCGAGGCGAACAAGCTCGACCTCGAGGCGGCGCCCGGCTACGGCCTCACCGACGCCGCGATCGACCGCTTGCGGCTCACGCCCGAGCGGGTCGAAGGGATCGCCATTGGCCTGGAGCAAGTCGCCACGCTCCGCAACCCGATCGGCCGGGTGATCGATTCAACCGTGCGGCCCAACGGGTTGCGGATCGACAAGGTGCGCGTGCCGCTGGGCGTGGTGTTCTTCATCTACGAGTCGCGGCCGAACGTGACGGCCGACGCGGCGGCGATCTGTGTGATGAGCGGCAACGCCGTGATATTGCGCGGCGGCAAAGAAGCAATCCACTCGAGCACGGCGATCGTCGAGCTTTTGGGCCAAGCGGCCGAGGAGATCGGGGTGCCGAAGGACGCGGTGCAGCTCGTGTCGACCACCGACCGCGACGCCGTGGGTCACTTCCTCAAGATGGACGACCGGATCGACGTCGCCATCCCGCGTGGCGGCGAGGGGCTCATCCGGCGTGTGGCGGCCGAGGCGACGATGCCCGTGATCAAACACTTTGACGGCAACTGCCACGTTTACCTCGACGCGGCCGCCGATCCCGACCTGGCCGAGTCGGTCACGGTGAACAGCAAGTGCCACCGGCTGGGCGTGTGCAACGCGGCCGAGTCGCTGGTGGTCCACGCCGATGCGGCCGCCGAGCTGCTGCCGCGCGTCGGCAAGGCGTTGAAAGACCAAGGGGTCGAGATCCGCGGCGACGAGCGTGTGTGCGAGTTGGTCCCCGGCGCCGCGCCGGCGTGCGACGACGACTACGGCGCCGAATACCTCGACAAGGTGATCTCGGCCGTGGTAGTCGGATCGCTGGACGAGGCGATCGAGCACATCAACCGCTACAGCTCGGGGCACACCGAGGCGATCGTCACCCGCGACCTGGCGGCGGCCGACTTGTTCGCGGCGCGCGTCGACAGCTCGGCGGTGATGATCAACGCCAGCACAAGATTCAACGACGGTTTCGAGTTCGGCCTGGGCGCCGAGATCGGCATCAGCACCGACAAGTTCCACGCCCGTGGCCCGTGCGGCGTCGAGGAGCTGACGAGTTACAAGTATGTGGTCCACGGTTCGGGACAGATCAGAGAATAA
- a CDS encoding PadR family transcriptional regulator: protein MKLERELMRGAGPTAVLQLLSGGEKYGYELVESLSQRTDGVLALGQSTLYPMLYNLEAKGLVRSRTDESGPRPRRYYRLTKKGERKLAVDVKQWAALFEALGSLEVLPKPLGGTV, encoded by the coding sequence ATGAAACTCGAACGCGAACTGATGCGCGGCGCCGGGCCGACGGCGGTGCTGCAGCTGCTCTCGGGCGGCGAGAAATACGGCTACGAGCTCGTCGAGTCGCTCTCGCAGCGGACCGATGGGGTGCTGGCCCTCGGCCAGTCGACGCTCTACCCGATGCTCTACAACCTCGAGGCGAAGGGCCTGGTCCGCTCGCGCACCGACGAGTCGGGCCCCCGCCCGCGGCGTTACTACCGGCTCACCAAGAAGGGCGAACGCAAGCTCGCCGTCGACGTGAAGCAGTGGGCCGCGTTGTTCGAGGCGCTTGGCTCGCTGGAGGTGTTGCCCAAGCCCCTGGGAGGTACGGTATGA